Proteins from one bacterium genomic window:
- a CDS encoding class A beta-lactamase-related serine hydrolase encodes MRACLLAGAVALAALNVAAAPPTGAVKEKTDAKLTAKLQDLIKDFKGEVGIYVRHLPSGRSAAIRADELFPTASMIKVPILLTAFQKMHDGELDYHADQVYRDSLLYAGEDILGSFKDGEKIKLSKVIMLMITTSDNTASLWCQKLVGTGTAINQWLAANGLQQTRVNSRTPGREADREKFGWGQTTPREMAELLVMIREGRAVSPEASEEMYRTLTRIYWNGEALSQIPPTMQAASKQGAVNKSRSEVVLVNAPAGDYVFCVITKNQEDESWQYDNAGFVLIRRLSRLLWEYFEPKSKWRPAPAAQKWAK; translated from the coding sequence ATGCGAGCCTGCCTGCTGGCCGGCGCCGTGGCATTGGCTGCCCTGAATGTTGCCGCAGCCCCGCCAACCGGCGCAGTCAAGGAGAAAACCGATGCCAAACTCACGGCGAAGCTGCAGGATTTGATCAAGGATTTCAAAGGCGAGGTGGGCATCTACGTGCGCCACCTGCCCTCCGGCCGCAGTGCCGCCATTCGCGCCGATGAACTCTTTCCCACCGCCAGTATGATCAAAGTGCCGATCCTGCTCACCGCATTTCAGAAGATGCACGACGGCGAGCTCGACTATCACGCGGACCAGGTCTATCGCGACTCGCTGCTCTACGCCGGCGAAGACATTCTGGGCTCCTTCAAGGACGGCGAGAAAATCAAACTCAGCAAAGTGATCATGCTGATGATCACCACCAGCGATAACACCGCGAGTCTGTGGTGCCAAAAGCTGGTCGGCACGGGAACCGCGATCAACCAGTGGCTGGCGGCCAACGGCTTGCAACAAACGCGGGTGAATTCGCGCACGCCTGGCCGCGAGGCCGATCGCGAGAAATTCGGCTGGGGGCAAACCACGCCGCGCGAGATGGCGGAGCTGCTGGTCATGATCCGGGAAGGCCGCGCCGTCAGCCCGGAGGCCAGCGAAGAGATGTACCGCACGCTCACGCGCATCTATTGGAACGGCGAGGCGTTGTCGCAGATTCCGCCCACGATGCAAGCTGCGTCGAAGCAGGGCGCGGTGAATAAATCGCGCTCGGAAGTCGTGCTGGTGAATGCGCCCGCGGGTGATTACGTATTCTGTGTGATCACCAAAAACCAGGAGGACGAAAGCTGGCAATATGACAACGCCGGTTTCGTTTTGATCCGCCGGCTCTCCCGCCTGCTGTGGGAATACTTCGAGCCCAAGTCAAAATGGCGGCCCGCGCCGGCTGCGCAGAAGTGGGCGAAATGA
- a CDS encoding LytTR family transcriptional regulator has protein sequence MISTQTRAPQNSPVDHDFSPALYPQWRDRLPIYRLGKQFFLPVAKIVWIGTKHRLVYAYTENRHHALDFGMEELYAWLNPASFFRVHRSAIVNLQQIEKVTHLPDGRCQLRMKDGFQSEVTVSRYRAPEFMKAMRTRALHSPA, from the coding sequence ATGATCTCGACGCAGACTCGTGCGCCGCAAAATTCCCCTGTTGATCATGATTTCAGTCCGGCACTCTACCCGCAGTGGCGCGACCGGCTGCCCATCTATCGCCTGGGAAAACAGTTCTTCCTGCCCGTCGCCAAGATCGTTTGGATCGGCACCAAGCACCGTCTGGTTTATGCCTACACGGAGAACCGGCATCACGCCCTGGACTTTGGCATGGAAGAACTTTATGCTTGGCTCAACCCGGCCTCGTTTTTTCGCGTGCACCGCTCTGCCATCGTCAACCTGCAGCAAATTGAGAAAGTCACCCATCTGCCTGACGGCCGTTGCCAACTTCGCATGAAAGACGGCTTTCAGAGTGAAGTGACCGTCAGCCGGTACCGCGCGCCGGAGTTCATGAAGGCGATGCGCACACGCGCGCTGCATTCGCCCGCCTAG
- a CDS encoding ABC-F family ATP-binding cassette domain-containing protein: MIHIHNLNKQFGPQVVFADASAHIPPHTRVGLVGPNGSGKTTLFRLLIGEEQPDAGSIVLAKGARLGHLKQEVWDNPERSILAEVLAGFPELQALEQNLIELEAALASNHEPGLIARYGELRQRFEALGGYDREHEAKKILSGIGFSPAQFSQPLHTFSGGWMMRVALAKLLLSKPEVLLLDEPTNHLDLEAIVWLEDFLLDYPGTIVLTTHDQVFMQRIAARIIEISSRQLVTYLGDFESYAEQKAARREQLEAQFKNQQKKIEQTERFIERFRYKATKARQVQSRIKMLEKLERVQVETEAPRAMKFRLPQPERSGVDVITLRGVLKRYGEKVVYRKLDFHLARGEKVALLGPNGAGKSTLLKIVAGVLPIEDGERSYGHNVTVEYYAQHQLESLNPAATVYEEIAGVTGHLLPEQRRTLLGAFLFSGDDVFKAVAVLSGGEKARVALAKMLGQPANLLVMDEPTNHLDILSRQVLEDALADYEGTLLFISHDRAFINAIATKVVEVINGELNLYPGTYDDFVWRKQQLAETASLAAASGENGQPRLAAANQTKKDERRARAERIQQKSRELRPLKQRLAALETEIAGLEKEKAELLQAVCDPAIIANREIYPQKLRRQREVDSQLEAFMEEWAALSTQVEQVEAEYGE, from the coding sequence ATGATACACATTCACAACTTGAACAAACAATTCGGACCGCAAGTTGTTTTTGCGGACGCTTCGGCGCATATCCCGCCGCACACGCGCGTTGGCCTGGTCGGGCCCAACGGCTCCGGCAAAACCACGCTGTTTCGCCTGCTGATCGGCGAAGAACAGCCGGATGCCGGCAGCATTGTGCTGGCGAAAGGCGCGCGGCTGGGCCATCTCAAGCAGGAGGTGTGGGACAATCCCGAGCGCAGCATCCTGGCGGAAGTGCTGGCCGGTTTTCCGGAGCTGCAGGCGCTCGAGCAGAATCTGATCGAGCTGGAGGCCGCGCTGGCCAGCAATCACGAGCCAGGCCTGATCGCGCGCTACGGCGAATTGCGGCAACGCTTCGAAGCCCTGGGCGGCTATGATCGCGAGCATGAAGCCAAGAAAATTCTGAGCGGCATCGGCTTCTCGCCGGCGCAATTCAGCCAGCCGCTGCATACTTTTTCCGGCGGCTGGATGATGCGGGTCGCGCTCGCGAAACTGCTGCTGAGCAAGCCGGAAGTGCTGCTGCTCGACGAACCGACCAATCACCTCGATTTGGAGGCCATCGTCTGGCTGGAAGACTTCCTGCTGGATTACCCCGGCACCATCGTGTTGACCACTCACGATCAAGTCTTCATGCAGCGCATTGCCGCGCGCATCATCGAGATCAGCAGCCGGCAACTGGTGACCTACCTCGGCGATTTCGAATCCTACGCCGAGCAAAAGGCCGCGCGCCGCGAGCAGCTCGAGGCGCAATTCAAAAATCAGCAAAAGAAGATCGAGCAGACCGAGCGGTTCATCGAGCGCTTTCGCTACAAGGCGACCAAGGCGCGGCAGGTGCAAAGCCGCATCAAGATGCTCGAAAAGCTCGAGCGCGTGCAGGTGGAAACCGAAGCCCCGCGCGCCATGAAGTTTCGCCTGCCGCAGCCGGAGCGTTCGGGCGTGGATGTCATTACGCTGCGCGGGGTACTGAAACGCTACGGCGAAAAAGTCGTGTACCGCAAACTCGACTTTCATCTCGCGCGCGGGGAAAAGGTGGCGCTGCTCGGGCCCAACGGCGCGGGCAAATCCACGCTGCTCAAGATCGTTGCCGGCGTCTTGCCGATTGAGGACGGCGAGCGCAGCTACGGCCACAACGTCACGGTGGAATACTATGCCCAGCATCAGCTCGAGAGCCTGAATCCCGCGGCCACGGTCTACGAGGAAATCGCGGGCGTCACCGGCCACCTGCTGCCGGAGCAGCGCCGCACGCTGCTGGGCGCGTTTCTGTTCTCCGGTGATGACGTGTTCAAAGCCGTGGCCGTGCTGTCCGGCGGCGAAAAAGCGCGCGTCGCGCTCGCCAAGATGCTGGGCCAGCCCGCCAACTTGCTGGTGATGGATGAGCCCACCAATCATCTCGACATTCTCTCGCGCCAGGTGTTGGAAGACGCGCTGGCGGACTACGAAGGCACGCTGCTGTTCATCTCCCACGATCGCGCCTTTATCAATGCCATCGCCACCAAAGTGGTGGAAGTGATCAACGGCGAGTTGAACCTCTACCCGGGCACTTATGATGATTTTGTCTGGCGCAAGCAGCAACTCGCGGAGACGGCAAGCCTGGCCGCTGCTTCCGGCGAGAATGGCCAGCCACGGCTGGCCGCTGCGAATCAGACCAAAAAGGATGAACGCCGCGCGCGCGCCGAACGGATTCAGCAGAAGTCCCGCGAGCTGCGGCCGTTGAAGCAGCGCCTGGCCGCGCTGGAAACGGAAATTGCCGGTTTGGAAAAGGAGAAAGCCGAGCTGCTGCAGGCGGTGTGTGATCCGGCGATCATTGCCAACCGCGAAATCTATCCGCAGAAATTGCGGCGGCAGCGCGAAGTCGACAGCCAGCTCGAGGCCTTCATGGAAGAATGGGCGGCGCTCAGCACCCAGGTTGAACAGGTGGAGGCGGAATACGGCGAATGA
- a CDS encoding MBL fold metallo-hydrolase, with protein sequence MPLLHRIALPTPFPIGPVNVYLAEGEKLTLIDTGPKYADARAALQAGLAAQGYSFADLGQIILTHHHVDHLGLAAEIQAQSGAQVFTHAGNLPWLMDFEGTRQRHARFYREFWQAAGVPEAIITAMVRVSEGFSQFRDPFVPALPLQEGDHLNFAGCDWRVHHTPGHAGGLICLWHAASRTLLSNDHLLKDTSSNPILEPPLPGEDRQPRRLLDYLRELQRMAALEPVIAYAGHGEAIANVDELVAGRLRFHRQRAETIFDLLGTRTLSLWQLTQEIFPALDNGADFFLGISEVQGHLDLLEEEQRVEAVRQQGRICWRRR encoded by the coding sequence ATGCCGTTGCTTCATCGCATTGCCCTGCCCACGCCCTTTCCCATCGGGCCGGTGAATGTTTATCTTGCCGAAGGTGAGAAGCTGACGTTGATCGACACCGGGCCCAAATACGCGGACGCGCGCGCGGCGCTGCAGGCGGGCCTGGCGGCACAAGGTTATTCCTTCGCCGACCTCGGCCAGATCATTCTCACCCACCATCATGTCGATCACCTCGGCCTGGCCGCGGAAATCCAAGCGCAAAGCGGCGCGCAAGTGTTTACCCATGCCGGCAATCTGCCCTGGCTCATGGACTTTGAAGGCACGCGCCAACGCCACGCGCGTTTCTACCGCGAATTTTGGCAAGCGGCCGGCGTGCCCGAGGCGATTATCACCGCCATGGTTCGCGTGAGTGAGGGCTTCTCACAATTCCGCGATCCATTCGTGCCGGCGCTGCCGCTGCAGGAGGGCGACCATCTCAACTTCGCCGGCTGCGATTGGCGCGTCCATCACACGCCCGGCCATGCCGGCGGCTTGATCTGCCTGTGGCACGCCGCAAGCCGGACGTTACTCTCCAACGATCATTTGCTCAAAGACACCTCTTCAAATCCCATTCTCGAGCCGCCCCTGCCGGGCGAAGACCGGCAGCCGCGGCGTTTGCTCGATTACCTGCGCGAGCTGCAGCGCATGGCGGCGCTCGAACCTGTCATCGCGTATGCCGGTCACGGTGAGGCCATCGCCAACGTCGACGAGCTCGTAGCCGGACGCCTGCGCTTCCACCGCCAGCGCGCCGAGACGATCTTTGACCTGCTCGGCACGCGCACGCTGAGCCTGTGGCAGCTCACGCAGGAGATTTTTCCAGCATTGGATAATGGCGCGGATTTCTTTCTGGGGATTTCCGAAGTGCAGGGCCATCTCGATTTGCTCGAGGAAGAGCAGCGCGTGGAGGCCGTCCGGCAGCAGGGCCGGATCTGCTGGCGCCGGAGGTAG
- a CDS encoding complement resistance protein TraT gives MNRPRNELGRWIALGAALGAGMGVVMHNIGVGVGIGIALGALIGFLRSRR, from the coding sequence ATGAATCGCCCAAGAAACGAACTGGGACGATGGATTGCTTTGGGTGCTGCCCTGGGCGCCGGCATGGGCGTCGTCATGCACAACATCGGCGTGGGCGTGGGAATAGGCATCGCACTCGGCGCTTTGATCGGATTCCTGCGCAGCCGGCGATGA
- a CDS encoding T9SS type A sorting domain-containing protein, producing MMPKLLVLLLLLYPLTAGAQFPWPVTPFQETHVITGTFCEYRDTAPAPHYHNGTDIPKEDRSPVYPCADGIVTAIDPTGSSAYVRVGRFAYVHIAPNPALSLGDSVFKSETVLGTILDGLGHVHLTEGQVGSEVNALRISTGLAPYVDTWAPVINFVKLFLTGTNSEFTGGNVSSRVDIVAHLSERNGPPGSSSSVLNNGAYKVGYRILTANRDSVVYLPPTNGVRFQFDRKPSGDVHYTFHPSYSSTSMHVYYVSNTANGRAYWDTETLPPGNYMLHVFAEDTYGNAGNAYVPVQISKKDLLAPARPLLLSISKPATPVARWLANSEVDLRGYRLYASAENVNAWQLALDETTLPRNVTSASLAMPAHDAYYRLTAVDTTAPPNESPYSDVYGLASSPRPERILIVDGFDRFGNSGSWSQPWHYFVFHHGDAIAAAGFAFESCANEEIISGAIKLADYQAVFWLLGDESTTDETFNDTEQARVKAYLQNGGKLFVSGSEVAWDLDTAARGTAGDEAFLRDYLRADYVADDANNTTVTGEAGGIFAGLNFTYGSLPYIEDYPDAIAPVAGSTACLRYGNGQIAGVQFEGVFPNGTQPGKLVYLGFPFETISAATARGELMQRVLAFFFPGATAVADAPASDIPREFVLYQNYPNPFNPATTIRFGLPAAASVRLEIFDMLGRRVRTWPARVYQAGIHSLSWEGKTDAGVTVTSGEYFLRMVAEANGREKISRVIKLSFVR from the coding sequence ATGATGCCAAAACTGCTTGTTCTGCTCTTGCTGCTCTATCCCCTCACCGCCGGCGCGCAGTTTCCGTGGCCGGTGACGCCGTTTCAAGAAACGCATGTCATCACCGGCACCTTTTGTGAATATCGCGACACCGCGCCGGCGCCGCACTATCACAACGGCACAGATATTCCCAAGGAAGACCGCTCGCCGGTCTATCCCTGCGCCGACGGCATCGTCACTGCCATCGATCCCACCGGCAGCAGTGCCTATGTGCGCGTGGGCCGTTTTGCTTATGTTCATATCGCGCCCAACCCGGCGTTGAGCCTCGGCGATTCCGTGTTTAAATCCGAGACCGTGCTCGGCACCATTCTCGACGGCCTGGGGCATGTACACTTGACCGAGGGACAGGTGGGCAGCGAAGTAAACGCCCTGCGCATAAGCACGGGCCTGGCGCCCTACGTTGACACCTGGGCGCCGGTGATCAATTTCGTCAAGCTCTTTCTCACCGGCACCAACTCGGAATTCACCGGCGGCAACGTCAGCAGCCGCGTGGATATCGTGGCCCACCTCTCCGAACGCAACGGCCCGCCCGGCAGCTCGAGTTCCGTGCTCAACAACGGCGCCTACAAAGTCGGCTATCGCATTCTTACTGCCAATCGCGATTCGGTCGTTTACCTGCCGCCCACCAACGGCGTGCGTTTCCAATTTGATCGCAAGCCTTCCGGCGACGTGCACTACACGTTTCATCCGTCCTATTCTTCCACCAGCATGCATGTGTACTACGTCAGCAACACCGCCAACGGCCGTGCTTACTGGGACACGGAAACCCTGCCGCCCGGCAATTACATGCTGCACGTCTTCGCCGAAGACACGTATGGCAATGCCGGCAATGCCTACGTGCCGGTGCAGATTTCAAAAAAGGATTTGCTCGCGCCCGCGCGTCCCCTTTTGCTGTCAATTTCGAAACCGGCGACGCCTGTGGCGCGCTGGCTTGCCAACAGCGAGGTTGATTTGCGTGGTTACCGCCTCTATGCCTCTGCTGAGAATGTCAATGCCTGGCAGCTCGCGCTTGATGAAACCACTCTGCCGCGGAATGTCACCTCCGCCAGCCTGGCAATGCCTGCCCATGACGCGTATTACCGCCTGACGGCCGTTGACACCACCGCGCCGCCGAATGAAAGTCCCTATTCCGATGTTTATGGCTTGGCGTCTTCGCCGCGGCCGGAGCGCATTTTGATCGTCGATGGCTTTGACCGCTTTGGCAATTCCGGCAGTTGGTCGCAGCCGTGGCACTATTTCGTTTTTCATCACGGCGATGCGATTGCAGCGGCCGGCTTTGCCTTTGAAAGCTGCGCGAATGAGGAAATCATCTCCGGCGCGATCAAACTCGCAGACTACCAGGCAGTGTTTTGGCTGCTCGGAGATGAATCCACTACCGATGAAACCTTCAACGACACGGAACAGGCGCGGGTCAAGGCCTATCTGCAAAACGGCGGCAAACTCTTTGTCTCGGGTTCGGAAGTGGCGTGGGATTTGGACACGGCGGCGCGCGGCACGGCCGGCGATGAAGCGTTTTTGCGCGATTATCTCAGGGCCGACTATGTCGCGGATGATGCCAATAACACGACCGTGACCGGCGAGGCCGGCGGTATCTTTGCAGGATTGAATTTCACCTACGGCAGTCTGCCCTATATTGAAGACTATCCTGATGCCATTGCCCCCGTCGCTGGCAGCACGGCTTGCCTGCGCTACGGCAACGGCCAGATCGCGGGCGTGCAGTTCGAAGGTGTGTTTCCGAACGGCACGCAGCCGGGCAAGCTGGTTTATCTCGGCTTTCCTTTCGAAACGATTTCCGCGGCCACGGCGCGCGGCGAGCTGATGCAGCGCGTGCTGGCCTTCTTTTTCCCCGGTGCCACCGCGGTGGCGGACGCGCCGGCTTCAGACATTCCACGGGAATTCGTTCTCTATCAGAACTATCCGAATCCGTTTAATCCTGCCACCACGATTCGTTTCGGTTTGCCCGCAGCCGCTTCCGTTCGTTTGGAAATTTTTGACATGCTTGGCCGCCGCGTGCGCACATGGCCGGCGCGGGTTTATCAGGCAGGCATTCACAGCTTGAGTTGGGAAGGGAAAACTGACGCAGGCGTCACCGTTACCAGCGGTGAATACTTCTTGCGTATGGTGGCGGAGGCGAATGGGCGAGAGAAGATTAGCAGAGTAATTAAGTTGAGTTTTGTGCGATAA
- the ilvE gene encoding branched-chain-amino-acid transaminase produces the protein MSTLKTLRGAGSAPEAIPLPIRKLLVPELERLAFDVYQTSRMYLACHVSSNHPEESRHWPNSCLETGWEHYYSDDYVESNWHSVADSPLVPLQHLSLHPATCALHYGTAAFEGTKAYLSARGRVVLFRIRDNARRLQKTASRVLLPKVPVEMFAEAVASTVLANREVIPPYRPANWAWPTRNPLCLYVRPLLIGHGPQLGVRPAKDHLFLVYCSPVRAYYPVEGMNVLITQHFHRAAPGGTGDVKIAGNYVSGLLPAQLARHGCDWAGGKPVKVSDQPFHDVLYLDAQHSQFVEEFSGANLLAVTAGGTLVSPQSENILSGITRDSVLTLARDLGIPVEHRPLPVSEIMSPKQIAEVFCTGNAAVITPIVSLHYQGNTRKLAIEEYKITRRLWERLAEVQLQTGADPHGWVQEIG, from the coding sequence ATGTCCACGCTCAAAACACTGCGAGGTGCCGGCTCAGCGCCGGAGGCCATCCCGCTGCCGATTCGAAAACTGCTGGTCCCGGAACTGGAGCGGCTGGCGTTTGATGTCTATCAGACCTCCCGCATGTATCTGGCCTGCCATGTTTCGAGCAACCACCCGGAAGAAAGCCGGCACTGGCCGAACTCGTGTCTGGAGACAGGCTGGGAGCACTACTATTCCGATGACTACGTCGAATCCAACTGGCACAGCGTCGCGGATTCGCCCCTCGTTCCGCTGCAGCATCTTTCCCTCCATCCCGCCACTTGCGCCTTGCATTACGGCACCGCTGCCTTCGAAGGCACCAAGGCTTATCTTTCCGCCCGAGGCCGCGTCGTGCTTTTCCGCATTCGCGATAATGCCCGACGCTTGCAGAAAACCGCCAGCAGAGTCCTGCTGCCGAAGGTGCCGGTGGAGATGTTTGCGGAAGCAGTGGCAAGCACGGTACTGGCCAATCGCGAAGTCATCCCGCCCTATCGGCCGGCGAACTGGGCGTGGCCGACGCGCAATCCGCTGTGTCTGTATGTGCGGCCGCTGCTGATCGGCCATGGCCCGCAGCTCGGCGTGCGACCGGCCAAAGATCATTTGTTTCTGGTCTATTGCTCGCCGGTGCGCGCTTACTATCCGGTGGAAGGTATGAATGTTTTGATCACCCAGCATTTCCATCGGGCCGCACCAGGCGGCACCGGCGACGTGAAGATTGCGGGCAATTATGTTTCCGGTTTGCTGCCCGCGCAACTGGCGCGCCACGGCTGCGATTGGGCCGGCGGCAAGCCCGTCAAGGTCAGCGATCAGCCTTTTCATGACGTGCTCTATCTCGACGCCCAGCACAGCCAATTCGTCGAGGAGTTTTCCGGCGCCAACCTGCTGGCGGTGACTGCCGGCGGCACGCTCGTCAGTCCGCAATCCGAAAACATTCTTTCCGGCATCACGCGCGATTCGGTGCTGACGCTGGCGCGCGATCTCGGCATTCCAGTGGAACACCGGCCGCTGCCCGTCAGCGAAATCATGAGTCCCAAGCAGATTGCCGAAGTTTTCTGCACCGGCAATGCCGCGGTGATTACACCGATCGTTTCGCTGCACTATCAGGGCAACACGCGCAAGCTGGCAATCGAGGAATATAAAATCACCCGCCGATTGTGGGAGCGGCTGGCGGAAGTGCAACTGCAGACCGGCGCGGATCCGCACGGCTGGGTTCAAGAAATCGGGTGA